The DNA region GAGTATCTGCCAGAACATTGTCCGTTTTTTCATATTTCCTTCTCTGCCTCCATTATATCATTTTTTTCAATGATATTCAAGTTTTTTATTTACTGCAGCAAGGATATTATACCACAGTTTTACAAGTCAGTCAATACCATTTAAGTTATTTTACAAATCATTTTCTTTGTACTATCCATTTAAGGCTGCTATAATGTAATAGACATTACATATTCCATTTAATCCAAATATATTTATCTTACGATATTCTGCTTAGAACCAGATATAATCACAGTAACTATATTTGCAAGATAATAGCTAACGAATAATACCTCTCCATAACGCATCAACCACGCCTTAAGTACGATAACCTTCGCATACGAATAAAAAGCCAAAGCCGGCAATGTGGGGAATGGTGAAGGAAAGAGAGTGCAGAGAGAAAACCTTAGGCGGGGGAGAAATGCCGGCTTTTGCTGCGGTTTCGTCGTTCTCCCCCGGCCTATGGTTGTCTCTTTGCATAGACCTATGAAATCTCAAATCACTTAAAATAAAAAAATTTCCCTGAAAGCAGCATCACCATTTGAACGCCGCCTCAGGGAGAGAAAATATTACCTTAATTTATTCTCGTAATTTTCCAACGAATGAAACATATTAGTGATTGTCACAACATCTCCATCTATTCTATATAATAAAAAATAATCATGCTTTAAAAAATTGATTCTCTTTAATCTTCTTTTTTGTAATTCTTCACTCTCTGGAATCTGCAAACTATCTGCTACCAGTTTTAATTGCGAAACTGTATTTTTAAAATCAGTAACTATGCTTTTAGCTGCTTTTGGGCTTCTTTTTTCCAGCCTAAGATAGTCACTATATCGTTTAAGATCTTCCTTTGCATCAAATGTAACCTGTACTTTATATGAAACCATCAGTCACACTCCGCAAGTAATTCATCAATAACTTCATCTGCATCAATACACATTCCGGCATCAGCCTGAGCAAGTGATCTGTCTATGCGTTCCAGCAACTGTTCCTCAGTTTGAGGCATAAACGGTTTTAAAGACTGATTATTATTATTGATATCTAATTCACGATTTTTATTTAAAAAAGCAATAGCAATTTTCTGAACAGCTTCAAGTTCATCATCTGATAAACTCGATATGAGATCATATGTATACTCAAGTTGCGATAAATCATTTCTCGCACAGTCAACAGAAACATTTACTGCCATATCTATCCCTCCTGCATTATACCTAAAATATATCTCTCATCTATAATATTACCACATTAGAGGTGTTATTTCAACAGTTAAAACGAAACTTCTATAATAAGGCTTATTAAACCATGCACGCAAAAATCGTTCAAATTCGCCTTTTGCTGCGGTTATTCTGATTAAAAATTACATCACGCTTCCTCGAAGTAAATATCGTCTCCGTCAATGGTGAACCATACCGGATCTGTCACGTCAAAGTCTCCGTAGATGTCGTTGATGACGAATGAGTAGAGGTAGTCTCCGTCATCAAGATAATCGTAGAATATCTCAGAGTCTGCTTCGAAAACATATTCATCGCCTTCGTAGTATTCCCCTTCGGCATCTTCATCGGTAAGGCTGTAAATGCCGTACAGAGGGATGATAACATCACCCGGTTCCGGTATGTATCCGCTTCGGGATGCAAGACCGTTGTCACCTATGCCGTCCCAGATGTCGATGATCTTTATTCTGTCTTCGTTGTAGTAGTAGGCAAAACGAAGATTGGTTTCTTCTCCTTCAAACATTACAGGAGATGTGTAAATGTCGTAGCCGTCGCAGTATTCCTGAAGATAGGATGCGAGTATTTGACCGTCATCGAGCATGAACCAGCAGCCGTCAAAACCGTCTTCAAATTCACCGGTCTCATAGTCGCCGTACACCTGACCGGTAGTGCCGAGTTCAAGAACTTCCTCACGCTCGTCATCAAGCGCCATGTAAATTCCCGCTTCCACTGATTCAGTCTGTACAAGTGACTCCTCCGAAAGTCTGAACCAGTAGTTTCCGTCTTCACTGAATTCCGGATAAACATCATATCCGCAGCATCCGCCCTCACCTGAGGAATAATCGTCTGCGTAGTCCCATTCATCACAGTCGTCGTCAAAAAGATAGGAAAGCAGACCGTCAAGAAAAGTGTATCCGTCATCGCTCCAGTCATTTGAAAACAAATCGAGTATGCTCTGGTTGTCGTACCCTTCCATGCCGTCGTGTGCAGCACCGTAAGCTATCTTGTCAACCACACCGAGATAGTATGAACTCAGCGCAATGTCGCTGAAAATGCCAAGCTCCTCTGATCCGCTGACACTCAGAGGATAGTATACTGCCAGACCTCCGGCATCTTTGTGGTCACTTCCGTTTTTCCTGTATACGACCATATTTTCAAGTGCATCAAGTGCTGCATCAGCGTTTTCAGACCAGTCTTTTCCCGCTTTTATAAGTCCGCTTAAATCGACCATATTGGTATAGCCGACGATTCGGTTGTTTCCGCCGAAATTATCGACTTTCTTTATCTTACGTGCAAACTCGGAAAACTCCGTAATATCATCTGTCAGAGTGTATATACCTTCTGCAAACCGGTCAAATGCAGTTATGAATGCATCAGTCCTGCCAAGATCGATAACTGCCATAGTTGCTTCATCATCTGTCCAGTCATCCTCACAGGCGGAATAGTAACTGTCTGTGATCGCTTTTCCGAGTTCAGCCCCGTCACATTCCGGATGAGCCGCCATGTAATCGCCCAGTGCTTTATAGTCCCATCCGGTACCCGGTTCTGTTTCCTCTGATGCCACCATATACTTTGCGTGTGTTGACATTACTGCAGCGGTTTCCGCCGTTCCCATAAGACACGCGTCAAAGCCGATGAATTCAAAAGGCTCGGTCATTTCATCGAAAATGCTGTAAAAAGCAGCATCGATCTCCTTGAGATAAAGGCCGTCATCGTCATGGTTTTCATCAAAGCAGACACCGTTTATACTTCCGCTGCCATGATCCCAGAAGATAAATCCCATGTTCGCAGCCGGGTAGCTCTTTATTCCCCACTTTGCGAAATCAGTCAGCGTCGAACCCTCACCCATGTTCACGTCATCAGCGGCATAGACAAGCTCTCTTCTGCCGTCATGGATAAGATAGCGCTGGCACTGCTCTTCATCAACATCATTTTCCCAGTAGTATGCACCGCCGGTCTGAACAACGAATTTTACATTTCCGCCGGCCGATGACTTTTCCATTTCCTCAATGTCTGCCGAGGCCATGCCGCCATCCGATTCAAGATCAGAACCGCACATGTACACAAACACCGTCCATGTACCTGCGTCCCCCATCGGTGTTTCCGCTTCTCTGACACTTCGGCTGATGCGAACGGGAGTGCCTGCAGCACCGGAACCATTCGCCCCTGTGTCGTGTTTACCGCCGGACGATCCGTGGTCTTCCTTTTCATCCGATACCGAAGAGGTTTCTTCTTCCGTCATATCAGTCTCATCGTCGAGACATGAATACAGCGATGCCGTAACAGCAATAAAAACAAAACATCCCGCAAGTATATTCTTTAATTTCCCCATGATCATAACCTCCGGTTTCAGGCAAACACTGAGGGAGAATTCTCGCGGCTCGCCCTCCCCCCGCTGATCCAGAAATAAATCAGCGTTTTCCTAGTGTCGCAAATGTGATTCTATCTGATATTTTAACATAATTATCATTTCAAATCAAGATTTAAAAGTTGACGTACTCCATGACAATGTGTTACAATATGAGTTGATAAACTATAAGGAAACGCTTATTTATTCATAAACAAGCGTCGGGCACGGTGCGAATCACCGCATTTCCCCATCTTCCTTAACTCTGTACAGGAAAAGGAGAAAGTCATGGAAACTGCTGTAATTTATCTTTTGGCATATGCGCTGTATGCTTTGATATTAATATCACTGATTATTATGCTCGTGATTCTGGTATCAAAAATAAAAAAGCACAAAAAAATCGGAGCAAAAATATATGCCGGCATGATCGCAGGAATGTTATCCGGAAGTATCATCACAGTCTGGATCTGCTCTCACAGATCATGTCCAATGATCAATGACTGGGCGTTTCTGGGAAATGATATCAGCACTGTCGAACAGAAATACGAAAAGTTTGAACGATACAACAAGAGAGAAGACGGATCCGGATATGCAGTCCTGATGACGGAACAGATAACAGGCAGAGAAATGTATGATTCAAATGATTATTCCTGTTATAATATGGAGTTTGATCAGAACGGAAAAATCGTCAAAGTATACTGTTCAAGACCATTAGGCGGCTGAAACGCTGCTTAAAAGGTCCCTGCACATATTGTGCAGAGACCTTTTTTATTGTGCCGGAGGCACCACATTTTCATCGGTACGCCTGTGGCATGCTATTGAAAAGCCGGACTGATTGAGGTATAATTTGTAATGTAAGTAATGCGAGGAATAGCTCGTATAAATCGGAATTTACTGAGCCGATTAACTTTCAGTTTTTTTTGTTATAGTTCAGTTTTTAGGATATCGGAAGTTAATCGACAAATTCTGATTTATTGCAGTATTTAACTGCGAAGTTTGAGTTAATTCATTTATATTGCCTTGCAGATCCGCAAACTACGTTTGCTCCCTGCATATCTGCTAATAGTAAACGCAAAAAATATTTTTCGTTTACTAAATAGAAAAAAAATGATATACTTATATATGAATAAAACAAAACGGAGGAGTGATCATGGGCACGTACTTTAATCCCGGAAACAAAGCTTTCACAAAATCAGCTGAAGATACATTATACATTGACAAAACAGGTCTGCTGAATATTACTAACAAGGCAATCAATTCTGAGAACAACTGTATTGCACTTAGTCATGCCCGCAGATTCGGAAAATCGCAGGCCGCCTGTATGATCGATGCGTATTACAGCAAAGGATGCGATTCAGAAAAATTATTCTCTGCACTTGAAATTTCAAAGTCTCCTGAGTTCAGAAAGCATTTGAATCAGTATAATGTCATCCATATTGATGTTTCCAGTTTTTCTGATGATTACGGAACCAATCTGGTAAAAGAAATAAAGCGTCATATTTATGATGATTTCAGAACTGTATATCCTGAAATAGACTACACTAAAAGTACAGCAGCTGTTCTTATGCAGGTCTATGAAAAATCTGTAACAGCAATCAATGGTGAAACAGAAAACATTCCGTTTGTTATTATAATTGATGAATGGGACTGCGTAATAAGAAATTATTCAGATAAACCAAAGTTTGTTCATGAATATCTGCAGTTTCTTCATTCTTTATTCAAGAGCACTGAATCCAGAACATTTCTTGCTCTTGGATATATTACAGGTATTCTTCCGATAAAGAAAATCAAAGATGAGTCAGCTTTGAATAATTTCAAGGAATATACAATGATCAGTTCAAAGGCATTCACAAAATATTTTGGGTTTACTGAAGATGAAGTAAAAGAACTGTGTATTAAATACAAAATGAATTTTGATTCAGTAAAAACATGGTACAACGGATATCTCATAGACGGAGAACATATGTATAATCCAAACTCTGTTATCCGGTCAGTCAGTGATCACAGTCTTGAATCTTACTGGAAAGATACATCAGCCTTTGAAACTATCAATCAGTTTATTACGCTTAATTTTGACGGACTGAAAGATGATATAATAAAAATGCTTTCAGGCGGAAGAACAAGAGTAACCACCGATAGATTTAAAAACGATCTGTCTGTTATAAATTCAAAAGATGATGCGCTTACTGCTCTTATTCATCTTGGCTATCTTGGATATGATTCTGAAAGAAAAAACGCATATATTCCAAATTATGAAGTGGCAACTGCATTTCAATCCGCTATTGAAGACGGAAACTGGAAAGAGATAGCTGAAACAATAACTCAAAGTGAAGATTTACTGTGGGCAACAATTGACAATGAACCTGAAAAAGTCGCTGGACTTATAGAACTTGCTCATAACAGTTATACATCTGTATTACAGTACAACGATGAAAATTCCCTTAGCTGCGTACTGACAATGGCATATTTCACAGCACCGGCTTACTACACGATCATAAGAGAAATGCCATCAGGAAAAGGATTCGCTGACATGGTATTCATTCCGCGTGCAGACTCAGGTGATAAACCGGCAATGATTATAGAGCTTAAATACGATAAAGATGCTGATACCGCACTTAATCAGATCAAAGAAAAAAGATATACCGGCAGCCTGAAAGGATACAAAAACAATATTATACTAGTCGGTATAAATTATGATAAAAAAACTAAAAAACATGAATGTGTTATTGAAAATATAAAGCAACTCAGTCTTTGAGTTTTTAAAGGTCCCTGCACCTATTGTGCAGAGACCTTTTTTATTGTGCCGCAGGCACCACATTTTCATCGGTACGCCTGCGGCGTGCTATTGAAAAGCAGGACTGATCGTAGTATAATTTGTAATATAAATAATGCGCGGGACCTCCCGCATAAGCAGGAAAGGATAAGTAATGATAATATACGAATTTGGAGATCCGAAGGCAGATACCGTTCTTATCCAGCCGGTGGACGAATACGACCTTGCGGGCATTGAAAACGAGATTGCTCTCATCTCCGGAAGCAGCGATAAATCTTTTCGTCTGATCGCCGTAAAAGTCGATAACTGGAATAACGATCTTTCGCCGTGGAAAGCGCCATCCGCATTCGGCAAAGAAGATTTCGGAGGAGGCGCAGAGAAAACCCTCGGAGAAATACTGAAACTCTGCTCCGACGAGAGCAAATCATATTTTATAGGCGGTTATTCACTTGCCGGACTTTTCGCATTGTGGGCAACGTATCGTACGGACAGATTTTCGGGTGTCGCGACTGCGTCCCCGTCGATGTGGTTTCCGGACTTTACGGATTATATGAAGGCGCATGAGATCAGAACCGGTACAGTATATCTCAGCCTCGGAGACAAGGAAGAAAAAACCCGCAATCCCGTTATGGCGACAGTCGGCGACAGAATTCGCGAAGCCTCTTCCCTGCTATCAGAACACGGTGTAAAATGCGTTCTTGAATGGAACAAAGGAAATCACTTCAAAGATGCCGACGTACGCACGGCAAAGGCGTTTTCGTGGGTGATCAGGAGTTAATCTCTGGCTGCGATCTGCGGGGTAGCTGGTATTGCAATTGCTGACCAATGACGAAATGTCTGAGCTTAACGCTAATCTGAACCTACTGCTTTACTGCTTTATCTGTTTGACATGGAGAAGAAATGAATGAATGAACGAATGATTGATGATTAAATTCTGACTTATCGCAGTAAAAAGGTCCCTGCACGCATCGTGCAGAGACCTTTTTTAATTGTGCCGCAGGCACCACATTTTCATCGGTACGCCTTCGGCGTGCTGTTTTATTATGCTGCAGACAGCCTTTCTTTCATAAATTCCACTGCCCTGCCGTGTTTTCTGAAAACTCCGGCAATCATGCAGCTGCCGTCATTTGATCTTACACATACGATATATCTTTTACGGTCATCAGCGGAAGCGCGGCTGAACTCCACGGTTGCAAGCATCGTGCTGCCGGAACGGCTGAAAAGAAACATATCTGTGCAGTCACCGGATCTGACTGCTTCCGGAAGGAACAGGTGAACAAACCTTTCCTTCTTTTTTACTCTGATCTTATACTCCTGGTATCCTCCTTCGCCGTAAGATAAGCGGAGATCAAGTTTGTCACGAATATCGTCAATGTATTCATTAAAGAGCCTGCCTTTTTTCTTTGAACACATCTTTACAAATTTCTCCGGATCGCTGAAGTACGATCCTAAAAGGAGCTCTCTTTCGATAAAGTATCTTTCTCCGTTGTTTTCGGCAATATCCTTAACCGATTCGTATATAAACTCCACGTCATTTTCTATATCTGTTTCACAGATCTCCTCTTCTGCTTCAAAAAGTGCAGTATCGGCATCAGTGTCGTTGTTTACAGCATTCACATAAGTCTGGAGCACCAGTCTGGCGAAATAATATATCCTCCTTATAAACAGATCATCAATACCGTTATCGATCATTTTTTCGATTGTAAGATCATTCAGCCTCTGTACATAGCTGACTAATAAGCACTTTAATTCATCATCGTATTCTACGGTCAGAGAATAAACAGATCTCATAACTTTGTTTATCTCATTTACCAGTTTCACATCAGGTTTTTCTGAAACGGATATTTCCAGAAATACAGAAGCGCACGGATTTTCCTTATCTATATTCAGGATATTGATACGATGTCCGAAGATAAGGTTGTCAAATGGTTCAGTGCAGAATCTGAAGTGTCTGCTGAAGATAAGGATCGTGTCCTCGGAACCGACCGGATCATACGGAAAGTTTACTTTTTCAGCATAGTTTTCGAGCATCTCATTAAACTTCTTTACCATACGTGTACTCCTCCTGTTAAGTTGAACTTCTGATGTTTCAAAAGCGAAAGGAATTTAAGTATACCATAATAAGCTGCAGGTGTAAACAGGTAATTTTCACAAATTTTCATTCCGGATATTGTGGCCGGGAGAACCAATATGATGACGATATAAATGGCGCTGCTCATACGGATCTGCTTTCTGTTTTTCGTACAACGGATTGAAAAATGAATCCGGTTACGATATAATTGTTAATATAACCTGCTCGCATAAATCTGAATTCAGGAAGTAAAACCGCTCTTTTATAATTCTGATTTATCGCAGTAAAAAAGGAGTATCTGATATGGAAAAAACAAAAGTTAAAGAGCTGGCCGGATACATAACGGAACAGCTTTCGGACCTGGAAAACATCCGTAAAACACCCATGATGGGCGGCTATATATTTTACTATAATGAACGCATTTTCGGCGGTATATACGAACCGGGATTTATGGTGAAAATAACTGAAGCAAGCAGAAAATATATGCCCGACAGCATAGCCTGCCCGCCGTATGACGGAGCAAAGAATATGCTTCCCGTAACGATAATCGATGACAGAGAACTGCTTCAGAAAATGGTATCGGAAATGTTTGACGAGCTGCCTGAACGGAAACCGAAAACCAATTGACTTATTCAGGAGTTTATGTTATACTGAACAGGCATTCAAAAACTACAATAAAATAACTATAAACTGCCACCGGGTAGTAATGCGTAAAGCATTCGATACACATCGTTAGGTCTTAGAAGATGTGTTCGGATGCTTTTTATTTTGGAGGAAACAATATGCTCAGAAAGATAACTGCCTATTTTTCGAGAGGAGAAATCATATTATGGCTTTCGTCAGTTATGCTTGTTATGACAGCATTCTTCGCTTTCGACAGAACGAACTGCCTGTCTCTGATAGCTTCACTGACCGGTGTGACTTCACTGATCTTCAACGCTAAGGGAAATCCGGCCGGTCAGGTTCTGATGATTGCATTCAGCCTGCTTTATGGTATCATTTCGTACTCATTTTCTTATTATGGCGAAATGATAACATATATCGGTATGACAATGCCTATGGCGGTCATTGCACTGATATCATGGCTTAAAAACCCTTTCAACGGAAAGAAATCTGAAGTTAAAGTCGGAAATATAAGCAGGAATGAAACTGTTTTGATGCTGTTCCTTACGGCCGCGGTCACTGTGCTGTTCTATTTTATCCTCAGACATTTTCATACAGCAAATCTCATTCCGAGTACGCTGTCCGTAACAACAAGTTTCATAGCAGTCTATCTCACATTCAGAAGAATACCGCTCTTTGCAATCGCTTATGCGGCAAACGATATAGTGCTGATCGTACTATGGACTTTGGCAAGCATTAAAGATATACACTATCTATCGGTTCTTACATGCTTTGCTGTATTCCTGGTCAATGACATATACGGTTTTGTAAGCTGGAGGCGAATGAAGAAAAGACAGTCTATACAGTACTAAGAAAGAATATTTTAATTGTGCCGCAGGCACCAACTTTTTATCGGAACGCCTGCGGCGTGCTATTGAAAAGCAGGAATGATTGTAGTTATCTTACTCTAAATTCTGATTTACTTCAGTAAAAAGGTCCCTGCACATTACGTGCAGAGACCTTTTTTAATTGTGCCGGAGGCACCACCTTTTCATCGGTACACTTGCGGCGTACTATTGAAAATCAGGACTGATAGTAGTATAATTTGTAATATAAGTAATGTGAGTAACTGCCCGTATAAAATGGAAATTACAAAGATAAAGCATAAACAGTAGCAAGGAAAATGTGAAAAATGAAAGACAAGTTCAGAAAAGATCTCGAATTCGTTCAGATAAACGGTCATAAAATGCATATCTTCAGATGCGGTGATGAGAGTAAACCAAAGCTCGTATTCATGTCAGGTTCAGGCACGGTAGCACCGATGTATGATTTCAAGGTCTTATACCAGAAACTGCTCGATGATTATCGGATAATTGTAATTGAAAAGTTCGGTTACGGATATTCTGATCTGTATGAATGTCCGTGTGATATAGATTCACTCGTTTCCTTTCAGAAACAGGCACTGAAGATGGCAGGTGAAAAAGCTCCGTATATTCTCCTCCCCCATTCAATGAGCGGAATAGAAGCTATCAGATGGAAGCAGTTGTATCCTGACGATATTAAAGCAATAGTCGGTCTCGATATGGCAACTCCGCTGACATATATGGAATGGGGCGACAAAGAGATCAACAGTCGGTTAGCACTTATGCGGAAATTTAAGAGGCTGAATGATCTCGGACTGCTGTTCTGGTATCCTGTAAGCAAAAGAAGTCTGAGCAAGGACGAAATACAGCAGCATAATCTACTTAAAAGACGTAACCTTATGAACAACTGTTATATCAATGAGGCAAAGCAGGTACTAAAAAACGCCGGAATCGTTGACGGAGCAGGAAAAGCCGACTGTCCGACTTTAATGTTTGTATCTGACGGAAAACAGACATCGCCAAACTGGATAAACAACGAACGTGAGTACGCTAAGTCAGTAAACGCCGAGATGGTTTTACTTAACTGCGGGCACTATATCCATTATTACAAAAGCGATAAGATCAGCTCAAAGATCCAAGCCTTTCTGTCAGACTTACAGGACTGATTGTAGAAAAACCCGAAACCCCGTTATGGCGACGGTCGGCGACAGAATTCGCGTGGTCTCTTCCCTGCTCTCAGAACGCGGTGTAAAATGCGTTCTTGAATGGAACAAAGGTAATCACTTCAAAGATGCTGATGTACGAACGGCAAAGGCGTTTTCGTGGGTAATCAGGAGTTGATCTCCGGCTGCGATCTGCGGAGGTAATTTAAATGAAAATAGAACACATTGCAATGTATGTAAATGATATCGAAAAGGTCAGAGATTTCTTTGTTAAATATCTCGGCGGAAAATCAGGTGACAGATATCATAATCCAAAAACAGATTTCCGTTCTTACTTCATATCTTTTGATGACGGTGCACGACTGGAAATAATGAACAAGCCTGATCTGGCAGATGAAAAGAAATCCCTGAACCGTACAGGTTTCATTCACATTGCGTTTTCAGTCGGAAGCAAAGAGCACGTTAATGAACTGACAAGGCTGTTACATAACGATGGATATCAAGTAGTCAGCGGTCCGAGAACTACCGGAGACGGATACTACGAAAGCTGTATTGTTGCAGTTGAAGATAATCAAATAGAGATTACTGTCTGATAAATATCTATTCAGAAAATACACAGATGTTTGGACTATATTTTTTATGTAGGAAACATCTATGAATAAGAAACCGCGACCTTTTTAATTGTGCCGCAGGAACCTCATTTCCATCGGAACGCCTGCGGCGTGCTATTGAAAAGCAGGACTGATAGTAGTATAATTTGTAATATAAACAATGTGCGGGATCACTCGCATAAATCGGTATTTGCAGAGGTAACATATTATGACGATAGAATACAGGCAGGCTGTTTTAGAAGACGCAGAACTATTGGTAAATATCTATAATGCGTCTTTTTATGATGATTATATGCGATATGGTTCGTGTCCGGGATATGGGAAAACAAAAGAAATGATGGAAGAGT from Ruminococcus sp. HUN007 includes:
- a CDS encoding type II toxin-antitoxin system RelE/ParE family toxin; protein product: MVSYKVQVTFDAKEDLKRYSDYLRLEKRSPKAAKSIVTDFKNTVSQLKLVADSLQIPESEELQKRRLKRINFLKHDYFLLYRIDGDVVTITNMFHSLENYENKLR
- a CDS encoding clostripain-related cysteine peptidase, whose amino-acid sequence is MGKLKNILAGCFVFIAVTASLYSCLDDETDMTEEETSSVSDEKEDHGSSGGKHDTGANGSGAAGTPVRISRSVREAETPMGDAGTWTVFVYMCGSDLESDGGMASADIEEMEKSSAGGNVKFVVQTGGAYYWENDVDEEQCQRYLIHDGRRELVYAADDVNMGEGSTLTDFAKWGIKSYPAANMGFIFWDHGSGSINGVCFDENHDDDGLYLKEIDAAFYSIFDEMTEPFEFIGFDACLMGTAETAAVMSTHAKYMVASEETEPGTGWDYKALGDYMAAHPECDGAELGKAITDSYYSACEDDWTDDEATMAVIDLGRTDAFITAFDRFAEGIYTLTDDITEFSEFARKIKKVDNFGGNNRIVGYTNMVDLSGLIKAGKDWSENADAALDALENMVVYRKNGSDHKDAGGLAVYYPLSVSGSEELGIFSDIALSSYYLGVVDKIAYGAAHDGMEGYDNQSILDLFSNDWSDDGYTFLDGLLSYLFDDDCDEWDYADDYSSGEGGCCGYDVYPEFSEDGNYWFRLSEESLVQTESVEAGIYMALDDEREEVLELGTTGQVYGDYETGEFEDGFDGCWFMLDDGQILASYLQEYCDGYDIYTSPVMFEGEETNLRFAYYYNEDRIKIIDIWDGIGDNGLASRSGYIPEPGDVIIPLYGIYSLTDEDAEGEYYEGDEYVFEADSEIFYDYLDDGDYLYSFVINDIYGDFDVTDPVWFTIDGDDIYFEEA
- a CDS encoding AAA family ATPase gives rise to the protein MGTYFNPGNKAFTKSAEDTLYIDKTGLLNITNKAINSENNCIALSHARRFGKSQAACMIDAYYSKGCDSEKLFSALEISKSPEFRKHLNQYNVIHIDVSSFSDDYGTNLVKEIKRHIYDDFRTVYPEIDYTKSTAAVLMQVYEKSVTAINGETENIPFVIIIDEWDCVIRNYSDKPKFVHEYLQFLHSLFKSTESRTFLALGYITGILPIKKIKDESALNNFKEYTMISSKAFTKYFGFTEDEVKELCIKYKMNFDSVKTWYNGYLIDGEHMYNPNSVIRSVSDHSLESYWKDTSAFETINQFITLNFDGLKDDIIKMLSGGRTRVTTDRFKNDLSVINSKDDALTALIHLGYLGYDSERKNAYIPNYEVATAFQSAIEDGNWKEIAETITQSEDLLWATIDNEPEKVAGLIELAHNSYTSVLQYNDENSLSCVLTMAYFTAPAYYTIIREMPSGKGFADMVFIPRADSGDKPAMIIELKYDKDADTALNQIKEKRYTGSLKGYKNNIILVGINYDKKTKKHECVIENIKQLSL
- a CDS encoding esterase, with protein sequence MIIYEFGDPKADTVLIQPVDEYDLAGIENEIALISGSSDKSFRLIAVKVDNWNNDLSPWKAPSAFGKEDFGGGAEKTLGEILKLCSDESKSYFIGGYSLAGLFALWATYRTDRFSGVATASPSMWFPDFTDYMKAHEIRTGTVYLSLGDKEEKTRNPVMATVGDRIREASSLLSEHGVKCVLEWNKGNHFKDADVRTAKAFSWVIRS
- a CDS encoding TfoX/Sxy family protein; this translates as MEKTKVKELAGYITEQLSDLENIRKTPMMGGYIFYYNERIFGGIYEPGFMVKITEASRKYMPDSIACPPYDGAKNMLPVTIIDDRELLQKMVSEMFDELPERKPKTN
- the pnuC gene encoding nicotinamide riboside transporter PnuC — its product is MLRKITAYFSRGEIILWLSSVMLVMTAFFAFDRTNCLSLIASLTGVTSLIFNAKGNPAGQVLMIAFSLLYGIISYSFSYYGEMITYIGMTMPMAVIALISWLKNPFNGKKSEVKVGNISRNETVLMLFLTAAVTVLFYFILRHFHTANLIPSTLSVTTSFIAVYLTFRRIPLFAIAYAANDIVLIVLWTLASIKDIHYLSVLTCFAVFLVNDIYGFVSWRRMKKRQSIQY
- a CDS encoding alpha/beta hydrolase — encoded protein: MKDKFRKDLEFVQINGHKMHIFRCGDESKPKLVFMSGSGTVAPMYDFKVLYQKLLDDYRIIVIEKFGYGYSDLYECPCDIDSLVSFQKQALKMAGEKAPYILLPHSMSGIEAIRWKQLYPDDIKAIVGLDMATPLTYMEWGDKEINSRLALMRKFKRLNDLGLLFWYPVSKRSLSKDEIQQHNLLKRRNLMNNCYINEAKQVLKNAGIVDGAGKADCPTLMFVSDGKQTSPNWINNEREYAKSVNAEMVLLNCGHYIHYYKSDKISSKIQAFLSDLQD
- a CDS encoding VOC family protein, with product MKIEHIAMYVNDIEKVRDFFVKYLGGKSGDRYHNPKTDFRSYFISFDDGARLEIMNKPDLADEKKSLNRTGFIHIAFSVGSKEHVNELTRLLHNDGYQVVSGPRTTGDGYYESCIVAVEDNQIEITV